The Sedimentisphaera salicampi genome includes a region encoding these proteins:
- a CDS encoding HAD family hydrolase, translating to MREFNEIVIPDLGSFGKDSGLQKLDICSAGRFAVGSNGVQTIAATGDGKVEFIAFENKSIAFVRSSMGYPAYYPVEPAGIDKPLKAVLMDLDGTSVRSESFWIWIIQQTTASLLGNPNFELEDEDLPYVSGHSVSEHLKYCVNKYCPDKSVEQAREFYFKHTHEEMELIVQGRGRKDAFTPSPGIKEFLLKLKEANLKIGLVTSGLYEKAWPEILSAFRQLDMPDPKNFYDAIITAGFPLRKGSAGTLGELSPKPHPWLYAEVARVGLGLEPSERRSVIGIEDSGAGVCSIRLAGFAAFGLADGNIIESGTKALCEHYCDNFEEIESLIL from the coding sequence GTGCGAGAATTTAATGAGATTGTAATTCCTGATTTGGGCAGTTTCGGCAAAGACAGCGGCCTGCAGAAGCTTGATATTTGTTCCGCCGGCAGGTTTGCTGTCGGCTCGAACGGTGTGCAGACGATTGCTGCCACTGGAGATGGTAAAGTCGAATTCATTGCCTTTGAAAACAAATCAATAGCATTTGTTAGATCTTCAATGGGCTATCCTGCGTATTATCCGGTAGAACCGGCAGGCATTGATAAGCCATTGAAAGCAGTGCTTATGGACTTGGACGGGACGAGCGTTAGGAGTGAATCGTTTTGGATTTGGATAATTCAACAAACCACCGCAAGCCTTCTTGGAAACCCTAATTTTGAGCTAGAAGATGAGGATTTGCCCTATGTCTCCGGCCACAGTGTCTCGGAACATTTGAAATACTGCGTAAATAAATACTGTCCGGATAAAAGCGTAGAGCAGGCGAGGGAGTTTTATTTCAAGCATACACACGAAGAGATGGAGCTCATTGTTCAGGGAAGGGGCAGAAAAGATGCATTTACGCCATCTCCCGGTATTAAAGAATTCCTGCTGAAGCTCAAAGAGGCCAACCTGAAAATCGGTCTGGTAACATCAGGTCTATACGAAAAGGCATGGCCGGAGATTCTATCGGCTTTCAGGCAGCTTGATATGCCGGACCCCAAAAACTTCTACGACGCAATTATCACTGCTGGCTTCCCGCTCAGAAAAGGCTCTGCAGGAACACTCGGAGAACTTTCGCCAAAGCCTCACCCATGGCTTTATGCGGAAGTTGCAAGAGTAGGGTTGGGGCTGGAGCCCTCGGAAAGACGAAGCGTAATTGGAATAGAAGATTCTGGTGCCGGCGTTTGCTCTATAAGGCTGGCAGGTTTCGCTGCTTTCGGCCTAGCAGATGGAAATATAATTGAAAGCGGAACAAAAGCTCTTTGCGAGCATTACTGCGATAATTTTGAAGAAATTGAAAGTTTGATTTTATAA
- a CDS encoding alpha-mannosidase, whose protein sequence is MSDKNYKMHVISGTHWDREWRHTSEQSKPRLVELVDTMMDVLEKNEDYKAFCLDGGMVVLEDYFTVRPENYDRLSKLIKDGRVQLVNWYTLPETFTVAPEALIRNIQKGQQMADEFGGAIDSGYTATGYGQTSQLPQIYKGFDINSAIFYRGTTKHTLEPLFEWEGKDGTKIYTLRAFDEVTRTNWFFYVHQPLVTGKPPRTLGYEYNPEHIPSHMCDQEYYVRAIKLLREEYAYNKDPEALKKALEDIKEQAAPYVIGNHYLAMNLEDNDVPFPLLPEMIKDLNEVSDDIEIVQDTLDEYMENIIEESKQRNLPVHQGELRYTAVEPGFNGLLGATHSSRMKLKIKNEEVETKLLYHAEPLASVFYMMGGEYPQQIMKRAWRHLLLNHAHDSICGAAVDQAHEDMMYNFSVAQTVAEEITSRSVEEIYKKIDTVSDFQQDDHTIVLFNNLPFARKKVVQLVIDLPKFKTGGDMVDPCSGIGAEEDDREIDFFDIVDSSGNKIDYTVISKDDIKMAIDRKMDTSGIKSSFIRRRILLHAEVPAMGYAAYALRPREREYAPHPQIGEDRKLLARDGILENENIKVQVNSNGTFSMLDKKTGHKMDNLHYFTDNGEVGSAHLSSVPQRGSVQTSLGEPCRISISESNGLRGVICIETQITIPAGATAPGDDRLTEQSVVPITTWLTLEKESEYLKIKTKLTNNARDHRLRVNFPTNIYTDYADVENAFAVDKRTIKWEDTKENWEGFYPFNPMQNFVDVSDGKIGLAVLNKGIREYEVKDDPQRTVAITLLRTHRAYMTANSDMTPEELEKHRGQHSLGTLEYEYALFPHKGDWHSANVLQKAYDHKVQTIAIHALPYSTGELPSCKSFFEITPSDRIMVSALTQSSDGKAVLLRVWNSSDEKADVQIKTPFSDFKASRVQLNEKHIEEIKNSGGTVKFEIRPHGIETLRFEK, encoded by the coding sequence ATGTCTGACAAAAATTACAAAATGCATGTGATCAGCGGCACCCACTGGGACAGAGAATGGAGGCACACTTCAGAGCAGTCCAAGCCCAGGCTGGTAGAGCTCGTTGATACGATGATGGATGTGCTTGAGAAAAATGAAGATTACAAGGCATTTTGTCTTGACGGCGGAATGGTCGTGCTGGAAGATTATTTTACTGTTCGACCGGAAAATTACGACCGGCTCTCAAAGCTCATAAAAGATGGAAGAGTTCAGCTGGTAAACTGGTACACGCTCCCGGAAACATTTACAGTTGCACCTGAAGCCCTTATCAGGAATATACAGAAGGGACAGCAGATGGCTGATGAATTTGGCGGAGCTATTGATTCGGGCTACACAGCCACAGGGTACGGCCAAACTTCTCAGCTGCCTCAGATCTACAAGGGGTTTGATATAAACAGCGCTATCTTCTACCGCGGAACAACAAAGCATACATTAGAGCCTCTTTTTGAGTGGGAAGGTAAAGACGGCACCAAGATTTACACCCTCAGGGCTTTTGATGAGGTTACTCGAACCAACTGGTTCTTCTACGTCCATCAGCCTTTGGTTACAGGCAAGCCTCCTCGAACTCTCGGCTATGAGTACAATCCTGAGCACATACCATCACATATGTGCGATCAGGAATATTATGTTAGAGCAATAAAACTTCTTAGAGAAGAATACGCATACAACAAAGATCCCGAGGCCCTTAAAAAGGCTTTGGAAGACATAAAGGAGCAGGCTGCACCTTACGTTATAGGCAATCATTATCTGGCAATGAACCTTGAGGATAACGATGTGCCTTTCCCGCTTCTGCCTGAGATGATCAAAGATCTCAACGAGGTTTCTGATGATATTGAAATTGTACAGGACACCTTGGATGAGTATATGGAGAATATTATAGAGGAGTCTAAGCAGAGAAATCTGCCAGTTCATCAGGGAGAGCTCAGATATACAGCAGTTGAGCCGGGCTTTAACGGCCTGCTTGGAGCTACTCACTCCTCAAGAATGAAGCTCAAGATTAAGAATGAAGAAGTGGAAACAAAGCTTCTATACCACGCAGAGCCGCTTGCATCAGTGTTTTATATGATGGGCGGGGAATACCCCCAGCAGATTATGAAAAGGGCATGGAGACATCTGCTCTTAAACCACGCTCACGACAGCATCTGCGGGGCAGCAGTGGATCAGGCTCATGAGGATATGATGTACAATTTCTCGGTTGCTCAAACCGTAGCCGAGGAGATTACCTCAAGAAGTGTCGAGGAGATTTACAAAAAGATTGATACTGTTTCTGATTTCCAGCAGGATGATCATACAATCGTTTTGTTTAATAATCTTCCGTTTGCAAGAAAGAAAGTTGTTCAGCTCGTCATTGATCTGCCCAAGTTCAAAACAGGCGGAGATATGGTTGACCCCTGCAGCGGCATAGGAGCAGAGGAAGACGATAGGGAAATAGACTTCTTCGATATCGTTGACAGCAGCGGCAATAAAATTGATTACACCGTCATCAGCAAAGATGACATCAAGATGGCCATAGACCGCAAAATGGACACTTCAGGAATTAAGAGCTCTTTTATTAGAAGAAGGATTCTTCTGCACGCTGAGGTCCCTGCAATGGGATATGCTGCCTATGCTTTAAGACCTCGAGAAAGAGAATATGCGCCTCATCCACAGATTGGCGAAGACAGAAAGCTTTTGGCAAGGGATGGAATACTCGAAAACGAAAACATTAAAGTTCAGGTTAATTCCAACGGTACTTTCTCAATGCTCGATAAGAAAACCGGACATAAGATGGATAACCTGCATTACTTCACTGATAACGGTGAAGTTGGGAGTGCTCATTTAAGCAGCGTTCCACAGAGGGGTTCTGTGCAGACCAGTCTTGGAGAGCCCTGTAGAATATCTATATCAGAATCAAATGGACTGAGGGGCGTAATCTGCATTGAAACTCAGATTACAATTCCAGCAGGAGCTACTGCCCCTGGGGACGATCGCCTGACCGAGCAGAGCGTGGTTCCTATCACAACATGGCTTACGCTTGAGAAGGAAAGTGAATATCTAAAGATAAAAACAAAGCTGACTAACAACGCACGGGACCACAGATTGCGTGTGAATTTCCCAACTAACATCTATACCGACTATGCTGATGTTGAGAATGCATTTGCTGTTGACAAGAGAACGATAAAATGGGAAGACACCAAAGAAAACTGGGAAGGATTCTATCCGTTCAATCCGATGCAGAATTTCGTTGATGTAAGCGATGGAAAAATCGGACTTGCTGTTCTCAACAAGGGTATCAGGGAGTATGAAGTTAAAGACGACCCCCAGAGAACCGTGGCGATTACCCTCCTGAGAACACACCGAGCATATATGACCGCAAATTCCGATATGACGCCTGAAGAGCTCGAAAAGCACCGCGGGCAGCATTCACTTGGCACACTTGAGTATGAGTATGCCCTCTTCCCGCACAAGGGAGACTGGCACTCGGCCAATGTTTTACAGAAGGCATACGACCACAAAGTACAGACAATTGCAATCCATGCACTGCCGTATTCAACAGGAGAGCTTCCTTCTTGCAAGAGCTTCTTTGAGATTACTCCTTCAGATAGGATTATGGTTTCCGCACTCACTCAGTCTTCAGATGGCAAAGCTGTCCTGCTGAGGGTTTGGAACAGCTCTGATGAAAAGGCAGATGTGCAAATTAAAACCCCGTTCTCAGATTTCAAAGCCTCAAGAGTGCAGCTTAATGAGAAGCATATTGAAGAAATCAAAAATTCCGGCGGTACTGTTAAATTTGAAATACGTCCGCACGGAATAGAAACACTGCGTTTTGAAAAATAA
- a CDS encoding uroporphyrinogen decarboxylase family protein — protein MAFEPDYRNILSAGSNLRSERLALYEHIITPGFMEKVLDEKFADLEYSSGNDLDEFFNKFCGFFKKLTYDTVSYEVSIVQSLPHAGDSLMGKKPGPIQTDQDFDHFQWNEITEEFKCKAAPLFEALGNNMPSGMKAVGGPGNGVFEIAQDLVGMEYLAYMQYDNPELYAKIFSRIGNLMCEIWDWFLKNYSAPFCLCRIGDDLGYKSGTLISPQNIREHIVPQYAKIIQKVHNAGFKFLLHSCGNIFEVMNDFISIGIDAKHSNEDVIAPYEKWIELYSDRIGLFGGIDADFLYSSKDPNKVFEHVYHKGAEFRDSANGFALGSGNSIPDYVLPDSYLAMVEAAQKIRENEKSF, from the coding sequence ATGGCTTTTGAACCGGACTACAGAAATATCTTATCGGCAGGCAGTAACTTGCGTTCAGAGAGACTTGCTCTTTACGAGCATATTATAACCCCTGGGTTTATGGAGAAAGTGCTTGATGAAAAATTTGCAGATTTAGAGTATTCTTCAGGAAATGACCTTGATGAATTTTTTAACAAGTTCTGCGGTTTCTTCAAAAAGTTGACTTATGATACAGTATCTTACGAGGTGAGTATCGTTCAGTCTCTCCCGCATGCGGGAGATTCGCTTATGGGCAAGAAACCTGGCCCTATACAGACTGACCAGGATTTCGATCATTTTCAGTGGAATGAAATAACAGAAGAATTCAAATGCAAAGCAGCTCCGTTGTTTGAGGCTTTGGGGAATAATATGCCGTCTGGAATGAAGGCTGTTGGAGGCCCGGGCAACGGGGTATTCGAAATAGCCCAAGATCTTGTCGGCATGGAATACCTTGCTTATATGCAGTATGACAACCCTGAGCTGTATGCGAAAATCTTCAGCAGAATTGGTAATTTGATGTGCGAGATTTGGGATTGGTTCCTGAAAAACTATTCAGCTCCTTTCTGTCTGTGCCGTATCGGAGACGACCTCGGCTACAAAAGCGGAACTCTCATCTCCCCGCAGAATATCAGAGAACATATTGTTCCTCAGTACGCCAAGATTATTCAAAAGGTGCATAATGCAGGCTTCAAATTCCTCTTGCACAGCTGCGGGAATATATTTGAAGTTATGAATGATTTTATCAGCATTGGGATTGATGCAAAACATTCCAATGAAGACGTTATAGCTCCATACGAGAAGTGGATAGAGCTTTATTCAGACCGAATTGGCCTTTTTGGCGGAATTGATGCTGATTTCCTTTACAGCTCCAAAGACCCGAATAAGGTATTCGAGCACGTATATCATAAGGGGGCTGAATTCAGGGATTCTGCTAACGGATTCGCTCTTGGTTCGGGAAATTCAATACCGGATTACGTTTTGCCGGATAGCTATCTGGCAATGGTAGAAGCAGCGCAAAAAATAAGGGAAAACGAAAAATCTTTTTAA
- a CDS encoding GxGYxYP domain-containing protein, protein MNSVIRKTAFVNLLILFTCGLVFADKAVDNRWWPVQKAPKKILKTSLAEASPTYPEAENYIIKYSPVHMMLQSLSGLTAKAVNEGSFDEMVWIDLLPNWRHQDDYRYWYKKALQRLEVKVKGHYTPFELLEYLKDKGVYKGYVLYSIDQSEGPFVGSRPWMDSSANAATVAAGILDGVLISEELEPRAKKLGLKKLLDVRGKDESWAFLEYKERLNRNYALAQDPKMPRQRALAIANKMMVFYEMDEPADSVYEWLNPLSSIIGYNGTHEGQFIEQLSRYGHILPASNWCMNLPILSAETEDCEPVKFEAMDLAEFKKNYDPASNAVSFIMSDGDNVQWLMGDFCFNKFYWASPDHGDFPFGWGLPFAGLDQVCTETMQYLKETQPKDCTLNLHAGGYYMPDVFGVRYSDKERIALLRKHAKRLNYYMKRNNSRTLQFICDDIDGKNAMEAYKVFAEEIEQLAGIFVLQYAPYTAEEGKIMWVRSSSGVQIPVINCKYTIWANYNQPDGGTPSEVAQMINKDADKMCDSDDPYFAWTIIHAWSGFKKANGEIKSTAFEADGSWAGVTPTKWCVDELDRDVNVVSPEELLWRIRMNHNPAQTKEVIDELTGNQ, encoded by the coding sequence ATGAACAGTGTCATTAGAAAAACTGCATTCGTAAATTTGCTGATTTTGTTTACCTGCGGATTGGTATTCGCAGATAAAGCGGTTGATAACCGATGGTGGCCAGTGCAAAAGGCACCGAAGAAAATATTGAAAACTTCACTGGCCGAAGCGAGCCCCACTTATCCTGAAGCCGAGAATTATATAATCAAATATTCTCCCGTGCATATGATGCTTCAGTCTCTTTCCGGCCTGACCGCTAAAGCCGTGAATGAAGGCAGCTTTGATGAGATGGTTTGGATAGACCTGCTGCCCAACTGGCGTCATCAGGATGACTACAGATACTGGTATAAGAAAGCCTTGCAGAGGCTGGAGGTAAAAGTAAAAGGGCATTACACCCCTTTCGAACTCCTTGAATATCTAAAGGACAAGGGGGTGTATAAAGGTTATGTCCTCTACTCTATTGACCAATCTGAAGGCCCGTTCGTCGGTTCAAGGCCATGGATGGACAGCTCAGCCAACGCTGCTACTGTCGCAGCGGGAATTCTGGACGGAGTTCTGATATCTGAAGAGCTTGAGCCAAGGGCAAAGAAGCTCGGCCTCAAGAAGCTCCTTGATGTTCGAGGAAAGGATGAATCCTGGGCGTTTCTGGAATACAAAGAAAGGCTAAACAGAAACTATGCATTAGCCCAAGACCCAAAAATGCCCCGCCAGAGGGCGCTTGCAATAGCAAACAAAATGATGGTCTTTTATGAAATGGATGAACCAGCTGATTCTGTTTATGAGTGGCTGAATCCGCTCTCAAGCATTATTGGTTACAACGGTACCCACGAAGGACAGTTTATCGAGCAGCTTTCAAGATACGGCCACATCCTTCCTGCCAGCAACTGGTGTATGAACCTCCCGATACTGTCAGCTGAAACGGAAGATTGCGAGCCGGTAAAATTCGAAGCTATGGATTTGGCTGAGTTCAAGAAAAACTATGATCCTGCTTCGAATGCGGTTTCTTTCATTATGAGCGACGGCGACAATGTACAGTGGCTCATGGGGGATTTCTGTTTTAACAAGTTTTACTGGGCAAGCCCTGATCATGGGGATTTCCCGTTCGGCTGGGGACTTCCTTTTGCCGGTTTGGATCAAGTTTGCACGGAGACAATGCAGTATCTGAAAGAAACTCAGCCAAAAGACTGCACATTGAACCTGCATGCAGGCGGATACTATATGCCGGATGTATTCGGAGTTCGCTACAGTGATAAGGAAAGGATCGCTCTGCTAAGAAAACACGCAAAAAGGCTGAATTATTATATGAAGCGCAACAACTCCAGGACGCTTCAGTTTATCTGCGATGATATAGACGGTAAAAATGCAATGGAGGCTTACAAAGTTTTTGCCGAAGAGATTGAACAGCTCGCAGGAATATTTGTGCTTCAGTATGCCCCTTACACCGCTGAGGAAGGTAAGATTATGTGGGTTAGAAGCTCGAGCGGAGTTCAGATTCCAGTGATAAACTGCAAGTATACAATTTGGGCCAACTACAATCAGCCTGACGGCGGAACCCCCTCCGAGGTGGCTCAAATGATAAACAAGGACGCTGATAAAATGTGCGATTCTGATGATCCGTACTTTGCCTGGACTATAATCCATGCATGGTCGGGTTTCAAAAAAGCTAACGGGGAAATCAAAAGCACAGCGTTTGAGGCCGACGGAAGCTGGGCCGGGGTTACACCTACGAAGTGGTGCGTTGATGAACTTGACAGAGATGTGAATGTGGTTTCTCCCGAGGAGCTTTTGTGGAGGATTCGTATGAATCATAACCCAGCACAGACAAAAGAAGTTATTGATGAACTAACCGGAAACCAATAA
- a CDS encoding LacI family DNA-binding transcriptional regulator — protein sequence MKTDTTNNNAKHTQIYDRLYASIIAGDYLPENKIPTEQELSRHFGVSRPTVGKALQRLVKRGIIERRQGSGTYVKPNINNQKDSCSVGVVMPRVSFKSSQFGNMSSLFDNVLAEMSHVATNRDCYVVYNNLIAQTNQELVKNTIKICDSLIERNVDGVLLFPLPILEDNQNVNIEIAEKFKNAGIAVALLDRDIYEGPKRSKYDLVSSYHTDAGYEVTEHLIETGRERILFLSDKIRCSSTKDKITGYKNAVKQLSSKEGCKVFKFEANPLSDIEHTFKKENIIEVVQEHEPDALVCMHDRMAAEVIQIIRKDLKMKVPEDISVVGFDDESFAAFMSVPLTTMRQPTIQIAENAIETLLSRINNPDQPPKTILISTQLIVRKSCGGLRNILPQ from the coding sequence ATGAAAACAGATACTACAAATAACAACGCCAAACATACTCAGATTTATGACAGGCTTTATGCAAGCATAATTGCCGGGGACTATCTTCCAGAAAATAAGATCCCTACAGAGCAAGAACTTTCCAGGCACTTCGGGGTGTCTCGTCCGACCGTAGGCAAAGCGCTGCAGAGACTAGTTAAAAGGGGGATTATTGAAAGAAGGCAGGGTTCAGGTACTTATGTAAAGCCGAACATAAATAATCAAAAAGACAGCTGCAGCGTTGGTGTAGTAATGCCGAGGGTGTCTTTCAAATCGAGCCAATTTGGCAATATGAGCTCGCTTTTTGACAATGTATTAGCAGAGATGTCTCACGTTGCAACTAACCGAGACTGCTATGTTGTTTACAATAATTTGATAGCCCAGACCAACCAAGAGCTTGTAAAAAACACAATAAAAATCTGCGACTCTTTAATCGAAAGAAATGTTGACGGAGTTCTTCTTTTCCCGCTTCCAATCCTTGAAGACAATCAGAATGTAAATATTGAAATTGCAGAAAAATTCAAAAATGCCGGCATTGCAGTAGCCCTGCTTGACAGAGATATATACGAAGGTCCTAAAAGAAGTAAATATGATTTGGTCAGTTCTTACCACACCGACGCCGGCTATGAGGTTACAGAACATTTAATCGAAACCGGCAGGGAAAGGATCTTATTCCTCTCTGACAAAATAAGATGCTCGTCCACAAAGGACAAGATTACCGGTTACAAAAATGCTGTAAAACAGCTTTCCAGCAAAGAGGGCTGCAAGGTATTCAAATTTGAAGCTAATCCTCTATCGGACATAGAACATACGTTCAAAAAAGAAAACATTATTGAAGTGGTGCAGGAGCACGAACCGGATGCCCTTGTATGTATGCACGACAGAATGGCAGCTGAGGTTATCCAGATAATAAGGAAAGATCTTAAAATGAAAGTTCCCGAGGATATATCGGTTGTAGGGTTTGATGATGAATCTTTTGCAGCGTTTATGTCTGTACCGCTTACAACGATGCGGCAGCCGACAATTCAGATAGCTGAAAATGCAATAGAAACACTTCTTTCAAGGATAAACAATCCTGACCAGCCTCCTAAAACTATCCTGATATCTACCCAGCTTATTGTTCGCAAATCCTGCGGCGGTCTTAGAAACATACTTCCACAATAA
- a CDS encoding metallophosphoesterase family protein, translating into MKRRDFLKSIGAAELGLGLAPSLFAAHADFSESCEVNFQKMKNCGDKFSFAIFADPQVGTMNSNSRVAKNARRFQIESVKEINSFSPKPQFALFLGDLVNVPNDASFKNFVDCIKHCEPEVLLVHGNHDTRPPYTKYKEMQKRVNGMQRTYYSYDVGSWHFIVTPCNLNGASEIEIETEKNMLSWLEADLEKNKNRPTIFFNHLPLMPIGLSQLEWYVFRLEIRKKMVDLITKHGNVKYFFNGHVHNGIKASVKTSWEYKGTKFVNVPTIIEGRNFGEEYDRYEHGLPTGGYYMMVHVDGEDVSLEGRLTGVEKGYHYPNDFKEFSEDIEPRWFTKAIDLKPNTKLVNGSFEEGLKGWYQTYRYISDKDPMFKTEVKSDISTAGKKSVYVHTIPKGRIFWANDDNNSIYQMVSSPGDSPILKAKYFTKERPANAGGFIRFNAVAEDGFKFLMMFHWGSNQYRADYLPRCIGYEIHGKQQNWAFLQQIALKNQGFFWKISDDPDKWHTLQVNIPDLYDKAVSKQGAYSKLGISKFYIQLGAWTNRELDSGSVVRFDDVELFSKENVKSKVDNENLAVSEWVHLTEFGQRLINRTGVPELNRLK; encoded by the coding sequence ATGAAAAGACGTGATTTTCTTAAGTCTATTGGTGCTGCAGAGCTTGGCCTTGGGTTAGCTCCGAGCCTGTTTGCTGCTCATGCAGATTTTTCTGAGAGCTGCGAAGTCAATTTTCAGAAGATGAAAAATTGCGGCGATAAATTTTCGTTCGCAATTTTTGCTGACCCTCAGGTAGGCACTATGAACTCAAATTCAAGGGTTGCAAAGAATGCCCGCCGCTTTCAGATTGAATCAGTCAAAGAAATCAACTCATTTTCTCCTAAGCCTCAGTTCGCTCTTTTTCTTGGCGATCTTGTAAACGTCCCCAATGATGCCTCATTTAAAAACTTTGTTGACTGCATCAAACACTGCGAACCTGAAGTGCTTTTAGTTCACGGAAACCACGATACACGCCCGCCTTACACAAAGTACAAGGAAATGCAGAAGCGGGTGAACGGAATGCAGAGAACATACTATTCATATGATGTCGGCAGCTGGCATTTCATTGTAACTCCGTGTAATCTCAATGGCGCATCTGAGATTGAAATCGAAACCGAGAAGAATATGCTCAGCTGGCTTGAGGCAGACCTTGAGAAAAACAAAAACCGCCCAACTATCTTTTTCAATCATCTACCCCTTATGCCTATAGGCCTCTCTCAGCTTGAATGGTATGTGTTCAGGCTTGAGATTCGAAAGAAAATGGTTGATTTAATCACAAAGCACGGCAACGTTAAGTATTTCTTCAACGGCCATGTGCACAACGGTATCAAGGCCTCTGTCAAAACGAGCTGGGAATATAAGGGAACAAAATTTGTAAATGTTCCCACGATTATAGAAGGAAGGAATTTCGGCGAAGAATACGATCGCTACGAACACGGCCTGCCTACAGGCGGCTACTATATGATGGTTCATGTTGATGGTGAAGACGTTTCTCTGGAAGGTCGGCTGACAGGAGTCGAAAAAGGATACCATTATCCAAACGATTTCAAGGAATTTTCAGAAGATATCGAGCCGCGGTGGTTCACCAAGGCGATTGATTTAAAGCCGAACACGAAATTGGTTAACGGCTCTTTTGAAGAGGGGTTGAAGGGCTGGTATCAGACCTACAGGTATATATCCGACAAAGACCCTATGTTCAAAACAGAAGTCAAAAGCGATATAAGCACAGCTGGCAAGAAAAGCGTCTATGTTCATACAATTCCAAAGGGCAGGATCTTCTGGGCAAACGACGATAACAATTCAATCTACCAGATGGTATCATCGCCAGGGGACAGCCCGATTCTAAAAGCGAAATATTTCACCAAAGAGCGTCCTGCAAATGCCGGCGGTTTTATCCGCTTCAATGCAGTTGCTGAAGACGGTTTTAAGTTTTTGATGATGTTCCACTGGGGCAGCAATCAGTACAGGGCAGATTATCTGCCCAGATGCATTGGATATGAGATTCACGGCAAACAGCAGAACTGGGCGTTTCTCCAGCAGATTGCGCTGAAGAATCAGGGCTTTTTCTGGAAAATCAGCGATGACCCTGATAAGTGGCATACTCTTCAGGTGAATATACCCGATTTGTATGACAAGGCAGTCAGCAAGCAGGGGGCGTACAGTAAGCTGGGGATATCTAAATTCTATATTCAGCTTGGCGCCTGGACAAACAGAGAATTGGATTCCGGAAGCGTTGTGCGTTTCGATGATGTAGAGCTCTTCTCTAAAGAAAATGTTAAATCTAAAGTTGATAACGAAAACCTCGCCGTAAGCGAATGGGTTCATCTCACAGAGTTCGGCCAGAGGCTTATCAACCGCACAGGAGTACCGGAACTTAACAGACTGAAGTAG